Within Prosthecobacter sp., the genomic segment TGGTGGGCATCGTCGATGGCGGAGCGCTGGTGGAGAACGGCTCGGTGATTCTTTCCCTGCCCTTGATGCAGGAGATCACGGGAAACACCGGCAAGATCAACATCATCGACGTTCGCGTGGCACCCGGCCTCAAGCAGGACGATCTGCAACGCCTGTGCGAGAAGATCAACAATGTCGTTCCTGAAGCGCGTGCGATGGCGGCGGGTGAACACATCTCCAACAGTGAGGCTTATCGTTTTGTCCGCGCCATGAGCTGGAGCACCTCGCTGCTGGCGGTGATCGTCGGCGTTCTCGGCGTCATG encodes:
- a CDS encoding FtsX-like permease family protein; translation: MPKGAMEPAVVLGRTAAETFKKKVGDPIQIEVKELTVVGIVDGGALVENGSVILSLPLMQEITGNTGKINIIDVRVAPGLKQDDLQRLCEKINNVVPEARAMAAGEHISNSEAYRFVRAMSWSTSLLAVIVGVLGVMNTMLMTVFERKQEICVLLAIGWKRTRIMLMILGESALPGIRGLLEPDLNGTELSTF